The DNA segment CGTCCGTCTCGCCCGACGACGCCGACGACTCCCAGACGAGGGTGCCGGTACACCGCGTGTCGAGGTCGTTGTGAACGAGGACATCACTCTCGGCGGCGCTCGGATCGGCAAGCGTCGCCTGCACCGGCTCGAATGCAGTCTCGAGCGCGTCGAACGCTTGCTTGGGATCGCCCTCGGCGCCGAGGACACCCATCCCCGCGTCGCTGGTGTCCCGGAGCGCGTACACCGCCAGAATCGACGTCCCCTCGTTTCGGAGCCCTTCCGCGACGCGCTTCAGGGTGTGTGCCTGGTACCGCTGTGAGGCCTCGGCCCCGCCGTCGACGTGGCTGTCGTGGATGCGCCGGTCGAAGCCAGCGAGTTCCGTGGGGTCGTCGATCGCGAGCGCGCCGGCCCCGAACTCGGCGACGACGTCGCTGTTCAGGAACCGTCCCACGTCGTCGGCGCGGCCGTAGCGCCAGCCGGGGTACAGCGTCGCGGCGTCCGTTTCGATCCCGGGCGGACCGACTACGGGAAACGCGAGTACCGACGACGGGAGCGCCTCGGCGATCTCGCGAGCGTTCGCGTCGTCGTAGCTCGCTCGCCAGGCCCGCCAGCGAAACCGCAGCCGGTCGAGTAATCCGGAGCCGAGTGGCGTCTCGAACGGATCGACCGGATCGTCGTGGACGCCGACCGCCGCCAGCGACGCCGCGTGACCGTAGTGTTCGATCAACGCCGACGCCAGTGTTTGGCCGCGTTCGACCGCCGGCGTCACGTCGCCCGTCAGCGGCAGATCCGCCCACAGCAGGACGCCCTCGCGCTCGCAGGCTTCGAGCACCGCTCGTGAGGGGACGTGTGCGTGTGTCCGGACGAGATTCGCGTTCGCCTCGGCCGCGCGGGTGACGTCGTCCGTGGTGGCATCGAGCAGGTTGACGCCGCGCAGCGTCGTCTCCGTTCCGTTGACGGTCAGAGTCTCGTCGACGTAGCGAACGTCGGCGAAGCCGGTCGTGACGGTCGTCTCCATTCCCTCAATTTTTGCGACCACGTCGTAGCGATTCTGGGCGCCGAGATCGGCCGGCCACCACAGCGACGGATCGCGCATCTCGACGGTGTGTTCGACCGTGACACGCTCGCCGGCGTCGGCTTCGATCGGCGTCCGTTCCATCATGCCCCGGCCACGGCTCCTGTCCGCCGGGCGGACGGAGACGGTCAGCCGGTCGTCGATCGGTTGGTCCGCGACGATCGTCGCACGAACGTCGATCAGCCCCCGATCGTCTTCGAGTCGGGGCGTCACATCGACTCGGTCGATGTAGGTGCCCGGATAGCGTCTGAGCGTCGCGTCCCACCAGATCCCGGGGACGGATTCGGCCGCTGGGATCGCGTCCGTCCCGTATATCCCGCCGAACCCGTCGGCGGGACGGCGACAGACGACCCGTACGTCCGTCTCGCCGTCCGCATCGAGCCGTTCGTCGAGGGGGATTCGAAGCGGCACGAACGGTGCGTCGTGGGTCGTGACTCGCTGGCCGTCACACCAGACGGTTGCTTCGCCGTAACAGCCGCGCAACTCCAGGACGGCGTGAGCCATCGGCCCCGAGAGAGGGTCCTCGATGACGGTCCGATAGGCGACTGTGTCAGCTCCGGCGAACCGTGCGGGCCGCCCGGGCACGTCGACTGGCGTCCACGACTCCGGCTCCGGATAGGTTCCGTCGGACTCGACTTCGGCACCACGCCATTGCATATCCCCGACAGCGGTCGCCGATCGTATAAAAGAAACTGTCGGCCCCGACGCCAGCAGTGGATCCCCTTCGGGGACACACATCGGCTATCCGTCAGGTACCCGGTGCGATCCGGTGGCGGTATCCGGGCGGCCCCGGGACTTCGGAGCTACTGGAAACCGATCCGGCCCGAACCGCGCTGGCGGTCCATCTCCCGGCCGCCGCCGCGGAACTCGTCTTCCATCTGCTCGAAGTACTCCCTGATGTCGTCGTTGACCGTCGGGCGGACGCTTTCCAGTGCCGACCGGAAGTGTTGCATCTCGACTTCTTCGGCGTCGTCATCGTCCCGGAGCGCCTCGATAGCGGCCTCGCGGGCGATCGACTCCAGGTCCGAGCCGACGTAGCCTTCGGTGATTTCGGCGATCTCCCGTAGGCTGACATCCGGAGCCAACGGCGTGTCGTCGGTGTGGATCTTGAGGATCTGTTCGCGCCCGTCCGTGTCGGGCTCACCGATGTCGATCAGACGGTCGAACCGACCCGACCGTATGAGGGCGGGATCGATCATGTCCGGACGGTTGGTCGCGCCGATGACCATCACGTCCTCCATGTCTTCGAGGCCGTCCATCTCGGTCAGCAGCTGGTTGACCACGCGCTCGGAGACGTTCGAGCCGACGTCGCCGCCGCGCCCGGGTGCGAGGCTGTCCAGCTCGTCGAAGAAGATCACCGTCGGTGCGACCTGCCGGGCCTTCCGGAAGGTCTGACGGATGGCCTTCTCGCTCTCGCCGACCCACTTGCTGAGCAGCTGCGGCCCGCGCACGGAGATGAAGTTAGCGTCGGTCTCGTTGGCGACGGCCTTTGCCATCAGCGTCTTGCCAGTTCCAGGCGGCCCGTACAGTAAGACGCCGGCCGGCGGTTCGATCCCCATGCGCTCGAACTTCTCGGACTGGTTCATCGGCCACTCGATGCTCTCTTTGACCTGGCCTTTCGCGTCTTCGAGACCGCCGACGTCGTCCCAGGAGATCTTGGGCAGTTCGACCAGCACCTCCCGCATCGCGCTCGGGGAGACCTCGTTCAGCGCTCCGCGGAAGTCCTCACGCTTGATGATCATCCGGTCGATCAAACTCGGCGGGATGTCCTCCTCGTCGAGATCGATCTCCGGCAAGTAGCGACGCAACGCCTTCATCGCTGCCTCCTTGGTGAGGCTCTCGATGTCCGCGCCGACGAAGCCGTGCGTCTCGGCCGCGAGTCGTGGCAGTTCCACGTCATCGCTGAGGGGCATCCCGCGGGTGTGGATCTGCAGGATCTCCTCGCGACCGACCTCGTCGGGGACGCCGATCTCGATCTCCCGGTCGAACCGGCCGGGCCGCCGGAGGGCGGGATCGACGCTGTCGACCCGGTTCGTGGCCGCGATGACGATGACCTGGCCGCGCGATTCCAGCCCGTCCATCATCGTCAACAACTGGGCGACGACGCGCCGTTCGACTTCGCCGGTGACGTCCTCCCGTTTGGGCGCGATCGAGTCCAGTTCGTCGATGAAGATGATCGAGGGCGACTCCTCGGTCGCGTCCTCGAAGATCTCACGTAACTGTTGTTCGGACTCGCCGTAGTACTTCGAGATGATCTCAGGGCCAGCGATAGAGAAGAAACTGGCAGACGTCTCGTTGGCGACTGCCTTTGCAAGTAAGGTCTTGCCAGTCCCGGGCGGCCCGTGCAGCAGCACCCCCTGGGGCGGCTCGATCCCCAGTTTCTTGAAGATCTGGGGGTGCTTCATCGGGAGTTCGACCATCTCGCGGACGCGCTGTATCTCGTTCTGGAGGCCGCCGATGTCCTCGTAGGTGATGCCGCCGCCGGTCTTCTCGAATCCGGAGATCGGCTCTTCGCGCAACTCGACGTCGGTATCCTCGGTGATCAGTGCCACCCCATCGGGTTCGGTCTCGACGGCGATCAGCGGGATCGCCTGCCCGGGCGAGCGCATGAACGGATGGTTCGTCGAGGACATCACAGGGACGATGTCGCGCTCGACGACCGGCCGCTTGAGGATCTGTCGTTTGACCATCCCCGCCGCGTCCGAGCCGAACTGGACGCTGGCTTCCTCGGGCGGAGCGAGGACGAGCTTCTCCGCCTTCTCGGCCTCAGCCTTGCGGATCGTGACGCGCTCGCCGATCCCGACATCCGCGTTCTGACGGGTGAACCCGTCGATGCGCACAGTGTCGGTGTTCCAGTCCTGGCGGTCGGCCCGCCAGACCTTCGCGGCGGTCACGTCTCCGCCTTCGATCTCGATGATGTCACCAGGGGAGAGTTTGAGATGCAGGAGCGTATCAGGGTCGAGGCGCGCGATACCTCTACCCGAGTCGTTCGGGTATGCCTTCGCGACCTCTAGTTGGACTTCGTTCATAGTCGAGGGTCGATGTGTGACTCTGGGGCATGCCCGGAGATATGCTTTTTGCTCCAACGGGCTGATTCGCGGATACGAGACGCTTTTGCTGGTCGAGCTGACTCCGGTTTTGCTGTATCTGTCTCCCGAATGATCGTAAATCGAGTCGAAACCGTTGATCAGGATTCCGCATCAATTATTACGTCGGCGAGTAAACGCTGAGCCGGTGACAACAAATGCCGTTCTACGGCGGTAACGAACTCAGTCAGGTGTACGACGAGGCGCTGGAGGATGACTTCGGGCTGGTGGCCAGTAACGTCGCCGAGCCGGACGTGGCGATGGGACTCATGGACGGGGCTGCGTCCGTCGACTCGGACCTGCTCATCCAGATGAGTGCCGGTGCCTGTCGGTTCGCGGGCAACGGCGATGCCGAAGCCGGACTCCGGGCGATGGGCAACTACATCGAGACCATGGCCGAGCAGTACGACATCGGTGTGTTCCTCAACATGGACCACCAGACGGACATGGACTTCATCGAGATGCAGATCGAGAGCGATATCCCCTCCTCGATCATGATCGACGCCTCCCACGAGGACTTCGAGGAGAACATCCGCCAGTCCAAGCAGGTCGTCGACATGATCGAAGAGAAGGACGCCGACATCCTCGTCGAGGCGGAACTCGGCCAGATCAAGGGCGTCGAGGACGAGATCGTCGCCGAGGAGGCCTTCTACACGGACCCCGAGGACGCCGTCGAGTTCGTCGAGCGCACCGGCGCGGACCTGCTGGCGATCTCTGTCGGCACCCAGCACGGCGTCGCCAAGGGCAAGGATCTGGAACTGCGCCCGGACCTCGCCAGCGAGATCAGCGAGACGCTGGCCGATCACGGCCTGGAGATCCCGCTCGTGCTGCACGGCACCTCCGGGCTCCAGCCGGCCCAGGTCGAGGACATGATGGGACGGGGCATCTGCAAGATGAACAAGGACACCCGCTACCAGTACGAGTACACGCGGACGCTGTTCGACCACTACCTCGATCACAAAGACGAGATCGTCCCGCCGGAGGGCGTCGAGGACCAGCGCGACAGCTTCTACAACGACACTGAGTGGTCGCCCAACAAGGACCACTTCGACCCGCGCGTCGGCGGTCGACTCGTCCGCGAGCGCATCGAAGAGGTCCACGCCGACCTCGCGGAACTGTCGGGCTCGGCCGGCAATTCGATGTTCCCCGAGTAGAGACCTAGAAGAACTCCCGCAACTGCACGTCTTCTTTCGGCCACAGCGCTTCGAGCGTCGCGGCTGTCTCTCCCTCGCAATCCAGTCCACGCCCACGCACGTCTGCAACCGGGCGATAACCGACGAGTAACTGCGCGAGCGTCCCCGCGTCGACGGTCGCGTCCGGGTCGGCTTGGGTCGGTTCGCACGTCCCCGCGCCACCCTCGACAGACAGCTCGATCCGCGAGTGCACGTCGTCCGAATCCGGGAGTCGATCGTCGCCCATCGGATCAGTGACCTCGAAGACGACGCGAGCGGTGATCCCGTCGGGATAGGGACACGACTCCAGCGCGAGTGCCGGGTCCGTGACCCGGATCATCGGCCCGGCGTGGATCGAGCACGAGACGGCGTCCGGATCCGTGACCCTGTCCAGCAACGCGGCCTCCTCGGCGAGCGTGAGTTCGACCCGAGCGACCTGTGAGTCGTGGGTTCCGAGCAGGCCGAGCAGGTGATCCCGCGCGTCCCGATCGGCCGCCGAGAAGTCCTCGGCACGGAGCACGTCGTTTCCGCCTGCCGATTCGAACGCGTACGTGACGTACCCGCGAAGGTCGCTGCCGTCGCGCCAGGCGTAGGCCCACGGCGGATCGTCGCCGAAGGTGCGGTCGCGCCACCACTGTTCGCTCCGCTCCATCGACAGCGTCGTTCCCTCGCCGTGCGCGCGCTGGGCGCGTTCGAGCCGTTCCCAGTCGTCGGGACCGACGCGTTCGTAGGTGCCGCGGGCGGTCGTCCCCGCGGCCGCGAGTTGCTCAGGCGGGAGTTCGTAGGTAGTGTAGCGATCTGCGATCGCCCACCCAAACTGCCGGTAGAAGGCGTGTTCGAACGGCCACAGCGCCGCGAGTCCGAACCCGCGATCGCGCGATTCCGAAAGCAACCCCGCGAGGAGCCGCTTGACGTTACCAGAGCGGCGGTGCTCCGGCGGCGACGAGACGGCGGCGATCCCGCCGATCGTCGTCCGCGTCCCTCGAAGGCGAACGTTGAGTTCGTACAGCGCGCCCGTCGCGAGGAGTCGGTCGTTCTCGTAGAGCCCGTACCGATCCGCGATCCGGTCGGGTAGCTGATCGTCTAGCCCTGGACCGTCTTCAGGATTGAACGCGTATTCGATGAGTCGTCGGTAGCGATCGAAATCGGATTCGGGAACACGGCGAACGACCGGCATGCCACGTCGATGGTGTGGCTCTTACAAGACACTTCCCAACGCAGCGTACCGGTCACAGGAAGAAGAACGCGATCGCACCGCCGATCGTCGGAACCGCGCTCGCGATCCAGACCGGCCGGCTCCAGCGCATGACCTTCTTGCCGTCAAGCGGCCCGAACGGCAGCATATTGAACCCGGCCAGCAGGGCGTTGATGATCACGCCGAGATAGCCGATCGTGCCCAGCAGGCCGACTCCGGCGGCCTCACCGCCGATCCAGACGCCGGCGAAGACGGCGACCAGCGCGACGTTGACCGCCGGGCCGGCCAGCGCGATCAGTCCCTGTTCGCGGGCCGTGATCCGGCCACGGTGATAGACTGCGCCCGGCGCGGCAAACAGAAAGCCCGCGAAACCGGCCATCACAGCCAGAAAGAGCATGCTGTAGTCGGCTCGGAACTCCGCCAGCTGGCCGTAACGGACCGCGACGACCTTGTGGGCGAGTTCGTGCAGCAGGAACCCGATTCCGGCGGTGAGCATGCTGAGGACGAACCCGATACCCAGGACCGGGAGCACGTCTGCGGACGGCGTCCCACCGAGCAGCGACCGAAGGGCGCCGTTGAAATAGAAGGCGGTGAACGCCACGCCGAGAGCGACCCAGGCAACGGCGAGATCGCGAATCTCGCGGTCGCTAAATCGAATGTCCATCAGGAGATCACGTCCAGCACGATCCGGGCACCGTTCTCGACCCCGTCCAACATGAGGTCGACGATCCCGGTGATCCCGCCGACTTCCGCGGACATGTACGGGAGCACGACGAACACGAAGCCGTAGCTGGCGATCATGCTCCCGACGTTGGTCATCGCGACGATCGCGATCAATCGGAAGAGCGGCACGTCGGTCAACCGGTCGTACAGTTCGCCGATCGTGGCGTCCTCGTCGCTGACGATCTCGTTCAGCCTGGAGATGTCCCCGATGTTGACGTCGATGTATCGCAGTTCGACGTAGCCGGCAAACCAGCCCGGCGCGAGCAGCGGGTTGACGCTTGTCAGCCAGGCGATGCCGCCCCCGACAATCGCCGAGGGCCAGTGGGCACCCGCGAGCTTCGCCAGACTCAACGCGGCGATGCCGTTGACGAGGAACCAGGCGACGAACAGCCGGATCACCCACCCCTCTTTGGCGCCACCGAGCAACAGAAGTCCGAAGAAGACGGCGAACCCGACAGTAAAGAGGTAGCCGAAGGCCTTGTACAGCGAGAAGCGTTTCTGTTTGAGCGTCCCGGTGATCGACTCCATCGGCGGGAGCCGTTCGGGGTCGTCGAGATACGACTGGATGCCTGCGCGGTGACCGGCGCCGACGACGGCGACCACGTCGTAGCCCGCCTCCCGGAGTGCGACCAGCCGATGGGCGATAAAGGCGTCGCGCTCGTCGATCAGCGCCTCCGCACCGCCCGGCGAGAACTGGCGGAATTCCTCCATCATCGCCGAGACGACGTCCGTGTCGGTCAACTCCTCGATGTCGAACTCCTCGTACTCGGTGTCCGTATCGAGCGCGTACGCGAGTAGCGCGGCGATCGGCAGACCGACTACCAGCGCGACCGCTCCCGCGAGTAATGCCCCATCAGCCAGCGTGAGTAACGACCCGCCGACGAACGGGACCGCGTCCGCGAGACCGGGGGAGAGCAAGAGCGGTCCGGCGACGAGCTCAGCCCCGAGCGCGAGGAACGTTCCCAGGAACAGGCCGATGCCGAGTCCGGCCTGGAGAGTTCCGACCATACCGGCCAGCAGCCCGCCGAACATCGTGGCTTTCTCCCTCGTCGAGAGGCGCTGCCAGAAGCGCTGGATCGTCGTCTGGATGTCCCGATCGACCAGGGCGACGCCGATGTCGTGTGCTTCGGCGGTCTCGACGGCGGCCATCATATCCGCCCCGGGTTCGATGTCGAAGCGCTCGCCTAACCGGGTCTGAACGTACGACAGCATCCAGTACGCCAGAAACTGGAAGACGGTGTTGCCGTGCAAGAGGTCGCTGGCGTCGAGATCGTCGGGCGTCCCGCCTTTCATCTGTCGGTAGCGGCCCTCGTCGAGTTCGACCGCGACGATGTCCGGCTGTCTGTCGGCGATCGTCTCCTCGACCTCCTCGACGCTCGCCGAGGAGACGTGGGCCGTCCCGACGAGTTCGACGCTTCCGTCCCCGTCGGACGGCTCAGGCCGGCGGGCGCCAGTCTCACTGTCCGATGACAGTGAGCCAGTGGCTCCGGACTCCTCCGAACCCACCCCCGAGGTACCGTAATCACTCATCGACCCATAGTAGTGGGTCTGACTCTCTTACGGTTGTCGGAGTCGGCGGCTACGGCGACCCGCAGTATCACTCTCGCGGGACTGCGATGTTCCGCATCGCCGCCCCGCAGGACGGACACCGGAGATGGCTGTCCGTCGTCGTGATGCGCTTGCCACAACTGCAGCATTCGTATCGCGATTCGGTCGGAGTGTACGGGTCTTCTTTCAACACGCGTGTGACTGACTTACATGGAGATATAACCGTTTTGTGGAAACACTTGCCCAGATTACGGCAAAATATTAGGAATAATACGTTATTCAAGCCGAGAAGAAACGACGAACGTTTCCCGACGGTCGTCTGCACGGTCGGTCTCGAAGCCAGCTGACTCAAGAGCAGTCGCTGCCTCGTCGGCGTCGAACCGTTCGCCGAGTGGCGGGCCGCGTTCGCCCGTGCCAGCACTGCTCCAGTCAGCGATCCCGACGCGGGCACCAGGTCGGCAGACGCGTGCCAGTTCAGCAAGTGACGCCTCGCTTGCGAACTCGTGGTACGTCATTGTCGAAAAGACGCCATCCAGGGCGTCGTCTTCGAACGGAAGGTCAGCGACCTCCGCGGTCACCTGTTCGACGTTCGCGGGCAATCCTTTCTCCCGGTAGTGTTCGTGCATCGCTTCCTGGATGTCGACCGCATAGACATTCTCGACGTACGGGGCCACCTCGTCGGTGTAGAACCCGGTCCCGCTGCCGAGATCGGCGACGACTGCGTCGTCGTCCGGTCGAAATAGCGCAAGCAGTTCGTCGACTGAGACGTATTTGAATCGGGACTGGTCTTCGAGCCCGTCGGCCTGACTGCTATCGAACGTGTGAAATCCCATATCGAGCTAGCAGGGACGAGCGCGTTTATATGGGTTGATATCGGGAAATTTCGGAGATACTGAACTCACGTAGGCTCTCGGAGCACTCAAACAGGACACCAGTTGAAGTACGTGCAGCACGAGGCTCAGCCGGCAATCTGAAGAGGATGCCTTGCCATAGGGTACCTATGGCGACGATCGTGCCACCGACCAGGCGAGAATGTGAACGGTGTGGCCGTGTGGATGTCTGGGACGACGAGCAGATGAACTGGACGATCTCCGGGGAAGACGACGAGAAACGCGTCGGCAATCCCCAGTGTCTCCACGAGTGGGACATCAACGGCGAATACAACCCGTTCGATCCAGACGAATGAGCAGGGCTTACTTGTCGCTACAGTAGAACATACGCCGAACCGATAGATAGACCGCAGATCCACGTGGTGCAGTGTCGTGAGAATGGTAACCGTGCTTGTGGGTCGTGCTACCACGAATCTCCAATCACTTAACCGTGCCGGGGGGCTACACAGTGTATGAGCAACGACTCACAGCGCAACAACCTGCGGATGCCCTCGAGCGATGAAGTATTTGCTGTCGTGACACGACACGAAGGCGGCAACCACGTTCGCCTCCAGTGTCAGGACGGCGAAACGCGAATGGGGCGAATCCCCGGGCGGATGAAGTACCGGACCTGGATCAACGAGGGCGATGTCGTCATCGCGGAACCGTGGGACTGGCAGGACGAGAAAGCGAACGTCGAGTGGCGGTACGACGAACAGGACGCCCAGCAACTCCGGCAGGAAGGCCACATCGAGTGACGCTAGCTATCTGACTGCAACTCTTCGACCAGTTGTTTGATCGCGGCGTGGTGTTTGCGAAGCAACTCGTTCTGTTTGTTGACCGCGGTCGTCAACTCCTCGAGTTGTTCGTCGATGCGCTCCAGATCATCCCCGGTCGCATCTGCTGTCGACTGGCTCGGCTGGTTGGTCGCCTCGACCCCGTCCGGCTGGTTGGTCGCCTCGACCCCGTCCGCCGTGCTACCTCTGGTCGTTTCTGGGTCCGGCGAGCGTTCCTCCGACGGTGAATCGTCCGTCGAGTCCGCTTCGGCGTCGGCGATCGAAGCCGTCTCCGTGTCGGACGGGGGAGCTACATCGGTCGCGTCGCTATCACCGACCGCTTCGGGCGTCAGATCTTGGTCCGGGTCGATACTCTCGGTCTCGGCGTCCGACTCGGGCTGGCCACCGAGTGGGCGGATCTCGTCGTCCAGGAACGTCTCATCCGACTGGCTGGTACCTGCATCGCCCGTTTTATCCGAATCGTCCGCGTTCGATCGGAACTGTGCCTGTAGCTCGGACAACGAGGTGACGTCGAAGAAGTCAGTCAGCGCGCGTTCGAGAGCGCGTTCGACGAGTCGGGCGTCGTCGTTCGGCGTCTTGATCCGTTCAGGGTGGCCATCGATGTGCAGGACGACTTCGGTCGCGACGCGAGCCTGTTCGAAGTCGATGCCAGTGAGATCCTCGTAGGCGAACGCCTCGTACTCCCCGTCCCAGACGGTGTTGCCGACGTACTTGACGATGCGTCGGTCGGCGACCACGAGCGTGAGTTCGCTGAACCGAAACGCTTCGACGACGCTTTCGTCTGGATCGAGGATGCGTTCGGCGCTGAGAATGCCTTCGAGCACGAGGGCAAGTGCGTCACGCGTCGCACCGGCCGGGACTGTCAGCGATCGCTCATCCTCGACGTACTCGAAGTGGAACTTCGTCTTCCGGCGTCCTTCCGACAGCGCAAGCTGTTCGACCTCGTGGGGATATTCGGCGACGCGCTCGTCGCTGAGCAGACCGTCAGCACGATACAGTAACGTCCGGGTCGGCGTCAGACAGAGCAGGTCGTCGTCACCCAGCGCGAGCCCGGCCAGCACGTCCTCCTCGCCAAGGTGTTCCCTGATCAGTTCCGGCAGTTCCATACCGCGTGTGTGACCTTCCCGAGCCATAAATCCGCGGGGTGTGGCAACTGGCCCCGCAGCCCTCGTGCGAAACAGATGAGAAGCTTAAAGAGTACCACCCCGCTATCACCTGGTGCGCCCGGGTGGCTTAGCTGGACATAGCGCCGCACTCATAGGGTTTCACTCTGAACGCGGCACCCATCCCGGCATGCCCGTCGAGGCGCTGTCGAGCCTCGGACCTGGGTCATGCGGAGATCGAGGGTTCGGAGCCCTCCCCGGGCATTCTACTAAACATTGTCATGCCCAACAGCCACGGGTGTGGTCACGTGGGTGTCTTTAGCCGGCCCCGTCATACGGGAAGCACCGCGTTCACTGCCCGTCCGAGATAGAACGCGAGCAACGCGGCCGCGCCGCCGAGTGCGAGCAGACCGTAATTCCCGAGCGTGTTGTCGGCTCGACACACGTCGTAGGTGATGTGCGGGCCGTCGTCGCCGAGCGGCTTGATACCCATCGGTGTCAGAGCGTCCGCCCCGATATGTGCCAGGATCGCCACTGCGCCGGTCGTCCCGCCGAACACTGCCGCCCCGACGACGACCAGCGGGTTCACGCCCGGGCTCGATACTGACGCCCCAATCCCTGCACCGAGCAGGGCCGTTCCGATCGCGACTACAGCTGCGAAATGAACCGTGTGCATTATGCCACGGTGGGCAATCCCCGGAATTCGTTGGTCCCAGTCGGGCACCATCGCCAGCGCTACTGCGAGCAGCGCACCGCCGACGGCGGCGGCCGGGAACCCGAGTGCGATCACGACGAATCCCAGCGGTGCGTAGGCCAGCAGCGACGCCCCATAATGGCCTTCCCTGTGCATAGCTACAGCGTCCGAATCCGGTTATCGCCCGTGAGGGCGGTACTCGTCGAGGTGCGACTGTGGTGGTCCCCTCGCCTCGTGACCTGCAGGCGTTCCCGCGTTGAGGCCTCTGATCGGGCTCCGGTTCGAACGACGAGAGCCGTCGAAATCGCACTCGGTTCCCTGGGGCATACGCTCGTTGTTTGTAGCCCGTCCGAAGAATGCTTTGGGTAACTGGGGATCCCGTCGATTTGTTTCAGCCCGTAAGCGGCACAGAGCCGCAGCTATTTCCGAGCGCGCCTCGGAGAACGGATCATGAGCGGTGACCGATTCGCGGATGGGCCGCAAACGAACTCAAGTGCGCTCAGCGCGGAGGTTATGGCAGTCCTCGCCGCGGGGGTCGGAATTGTCGGATCGTTCGTCTCCGCGGCCCTGTTCGCACCGATCGCGATCGCTTTGGGATATCTGGCGATCCGAAAGCCGACATCGAGCCGCTGGCCCGCGTGGGTCGGCTGGATCACAGCCGCTGTCAGTACACTCAATCTCGTCGCCTGGCTGTTTATATTCGTGTCCAGCTCCACCTAATGACCGCAGAAGAACCGTATATATGTGCTATGGGACCGATCGACCATAACACGAGGACGAACAGACACCGATGACTGGCGAAGACACGACCGTCAAAGCCGAGGAATCGAGTGCCATTGAGACGCTCAGGCGGTTTTTCGCCCTCCGCCGAGACGTGCTGGTGCTATCGCTGGCGATGTTCGCGTTCAGTCTGGCCTTCCAGATGACCAATCGGTTCCTCCCGGACTACATCGTCGCACTGGGAGGGTCGGAGTTTCTCGTCGGCGTCTTCGGAACGGTCGGCAATATCATCGCGGCCGTCTACCCGTATCCCGGCGGCGCACTGTCCGACCGGATCGGCTCACGGTACGCGCTGACGCTGTTCGGCGCACTCTCGACGGCCGGCTTTCTGCTGTGGTTGCTCGCGCCCGGTCTCGGAACGATCGGTATCGCCGGCGTGACGATCCAGCCGTGGGTGTGGATCTTCGTCGGACTGCTGCTCGCACAGGCCTGGAAATCCTTCGGGCTCGGGGCGACGTTCGCCGTCGTCAAGCAGGCGACCGACCCCTCGCGGCTGGCCGCCGGGTTCGCCTCGACGGAAATCTTCCGGCGGTCGGCCTTCTTCCTCGGCCCGGTCCTCGCCGGGTTGCTGATCAGTCTCCACCCGGATTTCACGGTGAGCTTCCGATACGTACTCGCGGTCGGGGTCGTTGCAGGGATCCTCG comes from the Halapricum desulfuricans genome and includes:
- a CDS encoding metalloprotease, with translation MDIRFSDREIRDLAVAWVALGVAFTAFYFNGALRSLLGGTPSADVLPVLGIGFVLSMLTAGIGFLLHELAHKVVAVRYGQLAEFRADYSMLFLAVMAGFAGFLFAAPGAVYHRGRITAREQGLIALAGPAVNVALVAVFAGVWIGGEAAGVGLLGTIGYLGVIINALLAGFNMLPFGPLDGKKVMRWSRPVWIASAVPTIGGAIAFFFL
- a CDS encoding TraB/GumN family protein; protein product: MSDYGTSGVGSEESGATGSLSSDSETGARRPEPSDGDGSVELVGTAHVSSASVEEVEETIADRQPDIVAVELDEGRYRQMKGGTPDDLDASDLLHGNTVFQFLAYWMLSYVQTRLGERFDIEPGADMMAAVETAEAHDIGVALVDRDIQTTIQRFWQRLSTREKATMFGGLLAGMVGTLQAGLGIGLFLGTFLALGAELVAGPLLLSPGLADAVPFVGGSLLTLADGALLAGAVALVVGLPIAALLAYALDTDTEYEEFDIEELTDTDVVSAMMEEFRQFSPGGAEALIDERDAFIAHRLVALREAGYDVVAVVGAGHRAGIQSYLDDPERLPPMESITGTLKQKRFSLYKAFGYLFTVGFAVFFGLLLLGGAKEGWVIRLFVAWFLVNGIAALSLAKLAGAHWPSAIVGGGIAWLTSVNPLLAPGWFAGYVELRYIDVNIGDISRLNEIVSDEDATIGELYDRLTDVPLFRLIAIVAMTNVGSMIASYGFVFVVLPYMSAEVGGITGIVDLMLDGVENGARIVLDVIS
- a CDS encoding rubrerythrin-like domain-containing protein; translated protein: MLKEDPYTPTESRYECCSCGKRITTTDSHLRCPSCGAAMRNIAVPRE
- a CDS encoding class I SAM-dependent methyltransferase; its protein translation is MGFHTFDSSQADGLEDQSRFKYVSVDELLALFRPDDDAVVADLGSGTGFYTDEVAPYVENVYAVDIQEAMHEHYREKGLPANVEQVTAEVADLPFEDDALDGVFSTMTYHEFASEASLAELARVCRPGARVGIADWSSAGTGERGPPLGERFDADEAATALESAGFETDRADDRRETFVVSSRLE
- a CDS encoding HEWD family protein: MATIVPPTRRECERCGRVDVWDDEQMNWTISGEDDEKRVGNPQCLHEWDINGEYNPFDPDE
- a CDS encoding translation initiation factor eIF-1A; translation: MSNDSQRNNLRMPSSDEVFAVVTRHEGGNHVRLQCQDGETRMGRIPGRMKYRTWINEGDVVIAEPWDWQDEKANVEWRYDEQDAQQLRQEGHIE
- a CDS encoding MSCRAMM family adhesin SdrC; protein product: MELPELIREHLGEEDVLAGLALGDDDLLCLTPTRTLLYRADGLLSDERVAEYPHEVEQLALSEGRRKTKFHFEYVEDERSLTVPAGATRDALALVLEGILSAERILDPDESVVEAFRFSELTLVVADRRIVKYVGNTVWDGEYEAFAYEDLTGIDFEQARVATEVVLHIDGHPERIKTPNDDARLVERALERALTDFFDVTSLSELQAQFRSNADDSDKTGDAGTSQSDETFLDDEIRPLGGQPESDAETESIDPDQDLTPEAVGDSDATDVAPPSDTETASIADAEADSTDDSPSEERSPDPETTRGSTADGVEATNQPDGVEATNQPSQSTADATGDDLERIDEQLEELTTAVNKQNELLRKHHAAIKQLVEELQSDS
- a CDS encoding metal-dependent hydrolase, which produces MHREGHYGASLLAYAPLGFVVIALGFPAAAVGGALLAVALAMVPDWDQRIPGIAHRGIMHTVHFAAVVAIGTALLGAGIGASVSSPGVNPLVVVGAAVFGGTTGAVAILAHIGADALTPMGIKPLGDDGPHITYDVCRADNTLGNYGLLALGGAAALLAFYLGRAVNAVLPV